In the genome of Dermacentor silvarum isolate Dsil-2018 chromosome 1, BIME_Dsil_1.4, whole genome shotgun sequence, one region contains:
- the LOC119449785 gene encoding uncharacterized protein LOC119449785, with amino-acid sequence MRRDNLFVPLARGGLGLVHLFVRQIVSRLFFFRDSDHPFLREMLQLRLVHHLPDIVVSSDAKDVTQAPWGFLKEVVDSFLFLKIRFSLEYIFTASRKAISAALVDSIFPDPLYRAPYLNRPYQDVLRRVRKMCIPPGAKTFFFKLHTETLPVKTWLNARRCFVPWSTNCRLCPCAETIDHSCAETIDHCFIDCVDAIFFWDILQRTFKKDIDITPYAIRFLPFKITGGPPYDMFIVLGLYSLWRARMCDRHAESPRSTRSFFQESAAYVRSVYAAQEPPPDWMHFLDACVCLPEF; translated from the coding sequence atgcggcgcgataatctgttcgtccctcttgcaagaggtggtctaggattagtccatctcttcgtcagacaaattgtttctcgtctgtttttctttcgagacagtgaccatccttttttgcgtgaaatgctacagctccgattagttcatcatcttcctgatatagtagtgtcatcagatgcaaaagatgtcacacaggctccttggggctttctcaaggaggtcgttgattcattccttttcttgaaaattaggttcagcctggagtacattttcactgcgagtcgaaaagcaatttctgctgcactggtggattcgattttcccagatcctttgtatcgtgcaccttatttaaatcGGCCATATCAGGACGTACTTAGgcgggtccgtaaaatgtgtatacctcctggagctaaaacatttttctttaaattgcatacggaaacacttcctgttaaaacctggttgaacgcgaggcgctgcttcgtgccatggtccacgaactgtcgactgtGTCCATGTGCTGAAACCATAGATCACTCATGTGCTGAAACCATAGATCACTGTTTTATTGACTGTGtggatgctatatttttctgggacattctccaacgaACGTttaaaaaggacattgacatcactccatacgcaattaggttcctaccgtttaagattactggcggtccgccctatgacatgttcatagtattgggtttgtatagcctatggagagctagaatgtgtgatcgccatgccgaaagcccgcgatctacaagatcattctttcaagaaagtgcagcttatgtaagaagtgtctacgctgcgcaggaacctccgccggactggatgcactttttggacgcatgtgtgtgtttgcccgagttttaa